The sequence GCGCTGTGGGGACACGCGGCGTCCTTCCGTGGGGGTCCACCGCGCGTACCCGCCATCGTCCGGATCAATGGGCGCCGCCACACCCGGCTGAGAGGTGGGGTGCGTGGACCTCACATTCGGGTGCGCTGTTCCGTCGAACCGGCGGGAACGGAATCGGACGAGAAGAATCAGGGACGGTCACGATCATGAGCACACCATCCGAGCCGGGCGACGAGCGGTCCGACGCACGCCCGGAGCCGAGCCTGAGCGCGGTCGTCGGCGAACGCCGCCGGCTCATCAACCTCGCCTACCGGATGCTCGGTTCGCTCGCCGAGGCGGAGGACGCCGTGCAGGAGACGTACGCCCGCTGGTACGCGATGCCCCGGAGCCGGCAGGAGGCCATCGCGTCCCCCGGCGCGTGGCTGACGACGGTGGCCGCCCGGGTCTGCCTGGACGTCCTCGGCTCGGCGCGTGTCAGGCGCGAGCGTTACGTCGGCGAGTGGATCCCCGAACCGCTGCCCGACCGTACGGAGTGGGTCGGCGGGGGCGCCGCGGGCGGCGGGGACGGACCGGTGGACCCCGCGGACCGGGTCACCCTGGACGAGTCCGTGAACATGGCGTTCCTCGTCGTGCTGGAGTCGATGACACCGGCCGAGCGGGTGGCGTTCATCCTGCACGACGTCTTCCGCTACCCGTTCGCCGAGGTCGCCGGCATCGTCGGCCGGAGCGCCCCGGCCTGCCGGCAGCTCGCCGCTTCGGCCCGTCGGCGCGTCCGTGAAGCGCGGGCGCAGACGGGTCCGTCGGCGGAGCAGGCCGTGCTGGTGCGGGACTTCAAGGAGGCGTGGGAGGCGAAGGACATCGAGGCGCTGGTCGGCCTGCTCGACCCGGAGGCCGCGTTGATCACCGACGGGGGCGGGCTGGCCGGGGCGGCCCTGCGTCCGGTGGAGGGCGGCGAGCGCGTCGCCCAGTACCTGGTCCACTTCGCCGAGAAGGTTCCCGCGCTGGTGCTCCTGGAGCGGACGGTCAACGGCCGGCCGGGGCTGGTCGCCCAGCACGCGGGCGCCACCGTCACGGTGGCCGCGTTCGGCCTGGCCGGGGACCGCGTCCACCGTGTCTGGGCGGTGCGCAACCCGGAGAAGCTGCGGCCCTGGCCCGGGAACGGCCCCGGCGCGCCCGGCGCCGGCGGGCCGCCTCAGTCGTGGGGCGGGTAGACGAGACCGCCGTCGCGGACCCGCGCGTCCTTGTTCAGGACCGCGGGCCGCGTCGAGGTGGGCGACAGGATGTCGACGACCTCCGCGCCCGCGACGATCAGCGCGTCGGTGATCAGTCTGCGGTGGCAGCGCCACGGGACGGCCTCGCTGCACATGATCGCGGGCCGTTCGTGCTCCGCGAGTTCCAGCAACGCGTCGAGACCTTCCCGGAACTCGCCGGTCGCCATGTAGTCGGCGTAATCGCGGAAGGCTTTGACCCGCCAGGCGCCGTTCACGCTTTCCACGCCCTTCGGGGTGTGCCGCCGTCCTCCGAGCTTCGGCATCCACCGGTATCCGATGCCGGGCGGCAGGGCATCGATGATTTCCTGCTGGTTCCACTGCGGGAGCCTTCTCGACGACGGGAACGAGCGCACGTCGGCGAGACAGGTGACGTCGTTCCCGCGCAGCAGCTCCAGCAGCTCGTCGAACTCGCGCGTCGAGTGCCCGACCGTGCAGATCCTGTTCACCGCGCCACCTCACGCCACCTCGCCCAGGTCACTTCTTCTCGTGGTGCGCGGGCCAGGTCCGTGGCCTTCGCCCCCTCCGCCCTGGGTACGCTCATTCCGAAGGGCCCGCCACCCGGCGAGCCCCGAGGAGCGTCGGCACGGACGGGAAGCGGGTCGGGCATGTGCACCGCCGAGGACTACCCGGTACGGGCCGCGGCCCGCTCCCGCACGCTGGCCGGCCTCGACGCGGAGCTGATCCGGTGCCGCGCCTGCCCCCGCCTCGTGGAGTGGCGGGAGGAGACCGCCCGCGCCAAGCGTCCGGCGTACCGCGACTGGGAGTACTGGGGACGTCCGGTGCCCGGTTTCGGGCCCTCCGACGCCTCCCTGGCGATCACGGGCCTCGCGCCCGCCGCGCACGGTGGGAACCGGACGGGGCGGATGTTCACCGGGGACCGGGCCGGCGACCTCCTGTACGCGACGCTGTACGAGCTCGGCCTGGCCTCCAGGCCGACGGTGACGGGTCCGGGCGACGGCCTCGAACTGTACGGGGTGAGGGTCACGTCGCCCGTGCACTGCCCGCCGCCCGCCAACCGCCCGACACCCGGCGAGCGGGACACCTGCCGGCCCTGGCTGGCCCGGGAATTCGAACTGCTGCGGCCGACGGTCCGTTCCGTGGTCGTGCTGGGCGGCTTCGGCTGGCAGGCGGCGCTCGCCGCCCTGGAGCGGGCCGGCCGTCAGGTGCCGAAGCCCCGGCCGGTGTTCGGCCACGGTGTCCGTACGACGCTCGCGCCCGCCGACGGGGCGGGCGACCCGCTGACGGTGTTCGGCTGCTACCACGTCAGCCAGCGCAATGTCTTCACCGGCCGGCTCACCGCGGCGATGTTCCGCGAGGTGCTCGCCGAGGCGGCCCGGACGGCCGGGCTGCCCGTCGCAGGGTCCGCCCCGGAGTAGGCCGGCCACCGCTCGGGGCCGGACGGCACCGGCCGCCACAATTTCGTAAGATCATCAGGTTCGGACCGCCGGAAATCGAGCAGCCGTCCGTTATGGGTTCACTCTCACGTGCCACCGCCACCCCCTCACCGTCCGGGCGCGCGCTCCGTCCACGAGGCCGCACAACCGCCGGGAGAGCCCGGCCACTCCGCCGACACCTCCTCGCCCCGGTCGCCGTGCTGTCGTTCGCGCTCGTCGCGGCGGCCTGCGACGGCGCCTCGTCGTCCGGCGACCCGGCCGGGGCCGCGGCCCACACCAAAAGCACCGGCTCCGCGCAGACCCCTGCGCCCCCTCCGGACGCGGCCTCGTCGGCGCCCGCCACGCCGCCGTCCTCCCCCGGCACCACACCCACCACGACGCCCGGTTCCGCCACCGCCACGGCCGGCGGCTCCGGTTCCGCTTCGGGCTCCGCACGGTGCACGGCCGAGGGCCTGACCATGAGTGTGCGGCGCGCCGACGCGGGCGCGGGCCACCTTTACTACCGGCTCACCTTCGTGAACAAGTCCGCGCACTCCTGCACCCTCACCGGCTTCCCGGGGGTCTCCCTGATCAAGCGCGACGGCAGCGTCATCGGCGTACCCGCGAAGCGCGAAGGCGCGGCGCAGGGGCGCAGGGTGATCGCCCCGGGCAAGGCGGCGAACGTCACCCTGCACACACTCAACCAGCACATCAACGGTTCCGGGTGCTGGGCCGGCGCCGACTACCTCCGCGTGTACCCGCCCGGTTCCAAGGAGGCGCTCACCCTGCGCGACCCGCAGCTCCGAATCTGCGGCGACCGATTCACGACCAGCTCGGTGGGCGGCTGACCCGCGGTGGACGTGACCGGTCAGGAATCGAGAAGCGTGGCGCGCGGGACGGAAATAGCCTCGACGCATGACCTCCATCGAACACATCACCCTTGAGGCCGAGGACCCGGCCGCCACCCTCCGCTTCTACAATGCGGCCTTCGGTCTCGACTCGCAGATCCGGGCGCGGGCCGCGGAAGCACCGACGACCGGCTTCCGCGGTTACACCCTGTCACTCACCGTCGCCCAGCCGGCCACCGTGCGAAGCCTCATCGACGCGGCGCTCGACGCCGGGGCCACACCGGTGAAGCCGGCCGCCAAGTCGTTCTGGGGCTACGGCGGGGTCGTACGGGCGCCCGACGGCGCGCTGTGGAAGGTCGCGAGCTCGGCGAAGAAGGACAAGGGCCCGGACACCGGGAGGATCGACCAGTTCGTGCTCCTGCTCGGGGTCGGGGACATGGCCGCGAGCAAGCAGTTCTACATCGACCGCGGGTTCACCGTCGGCAAGAGCTACGGGCGCAAGTACGTCGAGTTCGCGACGCCGCAGAGCGCGGTCAAGCTGGCCCTCTACCCGCGCCGCGCCCTCGCCGAGGACGCCGGTGTGCCGCCGGAGGGCACTGGTTCGCACCGGCTGGTCGTCGGCGGCGGCAGCGCCTCGTTCACCGACCCGGACGGCTTCGCCTGGGAGCCCGCCACGCGGTGAACCGCCGGGGCCCCGAAACTCGCGTGCCTCTTCCCCTGCGGTTCTGGGATCCTGCCCGGATGTCGTTGCACCCTTTCGACCCTCTGGTCATCCGTCACACCCACCGCCTGCCCGCCCCGTCCGGGCCCGCCGGGCAAGGCGACGGCGCCGCGCGGCAGTTGGACATCGCGTTGATGTCCGTGGGCTTCAAGCTCTCGGCCGGCGTGCTGGAGCGTCTGTCGGCCCTGTCCGAGGACACCGTGGCCGAGACAGCCACCCGCACGCTGGACGTCGTGCGGCAGATGGTGGGCGACCATGTCCAGCACAACACGTACTTCCGTGACTTCCCCGCGGGTGTGCCGGACACCTTCGACTTCTGGAGGGAGTGCATCACCGACGCGCTCCTGGACGGCACCTCGCGCGCCGGCGCGATCGAGCAGCTGCGCACGGGGCTGGTCGATCTGCTGACCCTGCCGTCGTACGGCAACTACCGGCACTCGTACGCCGAGATGCTCGCCGCGCACGACGAGTTGACGGCTGCCGCCGGCGACCGGATGACGGTCCTGCACCTGGGCGGGACCTCGGAAGAGGAGGTCACCGCGCTCTACCTCGCCCTCGCGGGCAGCAGCACCCCGCTGGGCGAGGAGGGCCTGCGCGACCTCGCCGCGCTGGCCGCGCACTGTGCGGACGGGCCGCAGCCGGAGGCCGTACCCGTGCGCGAGAACAGGGCCGTCGTCAACGCCGGCCGTCTCGCGGCCGGCCGGGACCTTCTGCTGGACACCGTCACCGATGTGCTCCGCCTGGCCTGCGCCCTGAGCGACGGTGATGTGACCCTGGTGGAACCGACCCGCTTCCGGTCGCTGTCCCGGCCGGTGCGCCGGGCGCTGCTGGCCGGGCTCGACGCCGTGGTCGCGGCGGCGCCCGGCAAGCTCGCCGACGTGCCGGCCCATCGTGAGGCGTTCAAGCGTCTCGGCGAGCGCCTGCATCCGCACGAGTACCCGAACCGGCCGCATGCCGCCGAGGTCTTCGCCGTGGCCCGGGGCGAGCGGGAGGCCCGGTCCCTCGACAGCCGCGTCGAGGAGCTGCTCGGCGCCGATGACGTGACCGGCGCGGCGCGGCTGCTGGCGGCCGCCCCGGGCAAGCTGTTCCGCTCGCTGGACCGTCTGCTGCGCTTGTGCCGTACAGACGGCGAACGCGATGCGGTCGTGGCCGCCGCCGGGCAGGCCGCCCCGCACGTGTCGGGCAGGGTCCTGCTGTCGGTCCGTGAGCACCTGCACAACCGGACCGGGGCACCGGGCGGGCGCCGTGTCTTCGTCAATCAGCGCGCCCGTGCCTGGGTCGCCACCGACACCCGTCCGCCGGTACCGCGGCCCGGGATCGAACGCCTGATCGCGGCGCTGGACGCGGAGACGAGCCGCCGCCTGCCGGAGGCCGGGCACCTGCTGATCGACCCGGATGTCCTGGATGTGGCGCTCCCGCTCAGCGGCAAGTCGACGGCCGAGGGCCTCGGGGTGCTCCCCCGCGGCTCCCTGACCCCCGTCGACGGTGAGCTGCTGCGCTTCTTCGTCCACTGGAGGCAGACGGAGCACGACACCGACTTCGACCTGTCCGCGCTGATGCTCGACGCCGACTACGAGACGGTGTGCTGGCTGTCGTACACCGCGCTCACCGAGGTCGGGGGCGAACACTCCGGTGACATCACGGAAGCCCCCGAAGGCGCCTCGGAGTTCATCAACCTGCGTCTGGACGCCGTACGCGGTGACTTCATCGTCCCGCAGGTCAACATCTTCTCCGGGGAGAGCTTCGAGGCCGTCGAGGAGTCGTTCTTCGGGTTCATGACCCGCGACGCCGAGCAGGCGGGCCGCCCGTTCGAGCCGCGTACGGTCCGCATGAAGTCCGAACTGCGCGGGCCGGGCAGGGTTGCCCTGCCGCTGGCATTCCTGCGCGGCCCCGACGGCGGCTGGCGGGCCAGGTGGCTCCACCTGTACCTGGCGGGCAGCCCGTACGCGAACCGCGTCGAGGGCAACCGGGTGTCCGTGGCGACCCTGGTGCGCGGCGTCGTCGAGCGCGACTACCTGACGGTCCGCTACCTCACCGGTCTGATGGCGGGGCGTGGAGCGGCCACCACGCTGTGGGACGGGGTGACGGTGCCGGACGGCCCGGTCACGTACATCGGTCTGGAACGCCCGGACGGCCTGCACCCGGACTCCGTGATCGTCACTCCGGCACATCTGCGCGACCTGATCCCCGCGTGACTGGTAGCGTCGGTCCCGGCGAGGCCATGGGAGGACTTCCTTCTCACACCTTCGATTAGTCCTTCCGCTTTCCTCGCCCTCGACGTGACGCCGTACAGGGTGGCTCGCCGCCCGGTGGGGCGATACTGATCGTGACGGTCGTCCCGCCGGTGGACCGAGGTCGGATGCCGGCTGGACCGACCGGGACAGAGCTCTGCCGACGTCTGCGAGGGGAGCCGTTCATGACCACGGCGAAAGACCTGTTCATCACCGCCATGGACCCGAAGGCGGAACACCCCGTCGGACAGGGCGACCTCTCACTCGCACTCGCGGGAGCGGAACTGATCGACCTCATCGGCGCGGGAGCGGCCGGCCTGGACGGTGACCGCGTCGTGGCGGGCGGTCCCCCGGAGCCGGAGGACCGGCTCCTGGCCGAGGCCGCCGCCGCGCTCACCCGGCAGGGGCCCCACGAGCGGATCGACGACTGGCTGTGGCGCCGGGGCCGGGATCTCGCGGCCGCGTACCAGGCCGCCCTGGAGGCGGACGGCGAGCTGAACCCGAAGCGGGGCCGCCGGCTGTCCTTCGGCGCGGAACGCGTGGAGGCCGCCGATACGCCCGCGCGCCGCCGGGCGGCCGCCCGCTGGGAGGAGAGGGAGCCCGTCCTGACCGCTCTTGCCTCGGCGGTGGGCATCGAGAGCGAGCGGTCCGACGAGGAGACCGATCTCGGTGACGAGGTGACGGTCGTGGTGGCCGGCGTCCATGACGCGGTGATGGAGCTGGAGGCCGTACGCCAGAGGCGCTCCATCGAGAACGCCGCCTTCGCCAACGTGTGGCGCGGACCCTGACCTTGCACGCCGCCGGAGCCGCCCGAGGACGTCGGGCGTCCCCGTAGCGGGTCTTGCCGCCGATACGGGCTTCGGTGGTCCCCTTCCTCCCCCGTGGGCCCGTCAGCCGGGGAGTGCGTCGACGGTGCGGGCGACGGGGGCGAAGAGGTCGCCGATGGCGGTGAGGGCCGCGGTCTTGAGCGCGGCGGCCGGCAGGACCGTGCCGTCGGGTGCGGTGAGGCTGCGGGTGGCGGTGGCCTCGGCGACGACGGCGGGCCGGTAGCCGAGGTTGAAGGCCCCCTGAGCGGTGTAGTTGACGCACATGTGGGTCATGAAGCCGGCGAGGACCAGCTCCTTGCCGCTGCCGGGCGCCGCGCCCAGGGCGGTCAGGGTCTTCTCCAGTTCGGTCCGGTGGAAGGAGTCGGGGAAGTGCTTGACCACCACCGTCTCGCCCTCCCTGGGGGCCACCTCGTCGCTGATGGCACCGATGCGGGCGCGGATGTCGTACGCGGAGCCCTCACCGCCGTCGTGGACGACGTGGATGACGGGGGTGCCGGCGGCCCTGGCCCGTTCCAGCAGGCGGGCACAGGCGGCGACGGCCTCCTCGGCACCCTCCAGGGCCATGACGCCGGTGCGGTAGGTGTTCTGGACGTCGATGAGGATCAGGACGGAGTCGCTCAGCCGGGGCAGCCGGGTTTCCGCGCCCGTGACCTCGCGCAGCGTCGGGGACGGCCGGTGGGTGGCGGTGTTCATGGTGTGCCTTTCTCGGGGATGCGGGCAGGGCGGAGCTGTCCGCCCCGCGTGGGCGGGAAGAAGTCGCGGGTGACGGTGGAAGGCCGACGCGTCAGGCCGGCCCGGTGCGGAAGCGGCGGCGGTAGGCGGCGGGGGTCGTGGCGAGCTGCCGTCGGAACACCCGGTGCAGGGTCTCCGCCGAGCCGAGCCCGGCCGTCGCCGCGACACGGTCGAGCGGGTCATCGGTCGTCTCCAGCAGCCGGCGGGCCGCCTCGACCCGGGCGGCCTCCACATAGGCGGCCGCGGAGACGCCGGTCTCCTGTGTGAAGACCCGGGCGAAATGCCGCTCGCTCAGACACATCCGCCCGGCGAGCACCTCCGCACGGAGGTCCGCGTCGAGGTGGTCGGCGATCCACAGCCGCAGGTCGTCGATGTCGCGCCGCGAGGAGGCAGGCCTGCTGAGGGGAACGGAGAACTGGCTCTGCCCGCCCTGCCGCTTGAGGTACATCACCAGTTGCCGCGCCACGGCCAGCGCGACGTCCTCGCCCCGGTCCTCGGCCACCAGGGCGAGTGCGAGATCCAGGCAGGCGCTGATGCCGGCCCCGGTCCACACCCGGCCCCGGTCGGCACGGACGAAGATCGGGTCCGCGTCGACGGTGACCTCCGGGTGCGCGGCGGCGAGCTGCGCGGCCGTCGACCAGTGGGTGGTGGCCGTTCTGCCGTCGAGGAGTCCGGCCGCGGCCAGCAGGTGTGCGCCCACGCACACGGACGCCACCCGACGGGCGTGCCGGGCGGTCTCCTTGACCCACGCCACGATGTCCTGGTCGATCCGGGCGACGGGGCCGTCGTCGGTCATGTCGACCGCGCCGGGCACCAGCAGGGTGTCCACCTGCCCGCCGACCTCGGCGAAGGTCAGGTCGGGGACCAGCCGGACACCCGCCGATGTCCGTACCGCGCCCGCTTCGGGGGCGGCGAGCCGGACCTCGTAGTCGGCGCGGCCCCCGCCGGCCCGGTTGGCCAGGGCGAAGACCTCGGCGGGGCCGGCGACGTCGAGGAGGTCGACGCCGGGGAAGACCGCGATGACGACGCGGTGTGGGGTGGGCATGGACCCATCGTCGTCAGGATCCGGGGTGGCCGCAATGACGGTTGACTGTCACATCCGGACATGCGGGCACCGGGCGGCCGGGCACCCGGGCGGCCCCGGGGCGGCGGCGGTTCGAGATGCGGGCGCGGGGCGGCGCTGATTCGCTGGAGTGGTCGGCTCTCCATCGAGAACCAGGAGTGATCATGAGCGTTGCGGACGAAACCGGCGGCCGCGCCGAGCGGATCCGGGCCAAGGCGCGGGAGATGCAGGAGGCCGCCGATCGTGCGTCCGACCCGCAGGAGCGCCGGCGCCTCCAGGACAAGGCGCGCCGGCTCCGGGAGCGGAGCGACCAGGTGACCACCAAGGGCGACCACGGGACGAACCCGCTCTGACCCGCGGTGCCACCGGAGCGGGCCGGCGGCCCCGGGGGTCACTGGGTGAAACGGGGCAGCCATTTCACCTGGTAGTCGGGGTGCCCGGCGTGTTCGGCGGCCATCTGCCGGACCGCGAAGCCCAGGCCGAAGGCCCGGCCCGAGGCGAAATCGCGCTGCGGCCGGTCGATGTCGAGGGCGGCGACCTCGGTGTACTCGTCCAGGAGGACCCGGTTGGTCTCGATGCGCTGGAGGGTGCGGGCCGGGTCCTGCCGGGCGATGTGACGGTCGTAGCCGTGGTTGCGCAGGGTGAAGGCGATCGCACCGCCGCGGTCGTGGATCTCGCCGGGCACCTCGGCCGGGCAGCGCCACCCCTCGCCGCCCGCTGCCCGCGCTGCCTGCTCTTCCTCGTCGAGGCGTGCCCGGACGAACGCGACGAGGCCTGAGTTGTCTGTCATAGGTTCTGCATCCTTCCGCTCGACCCCACCCCTCAGGGGCCGAGCTGGACACTATCCCGCCACGCGCGCCAGGTCCCGCAGCTGCTCACGCCACGCGATCCGGGTCCCGCGCCGGCCGGTGGCGCGCCGCCCCGGGGCAGCGCCCACCGGCCGCGGTGTTCCCGCCGTCTCAGTGGCCGCCGTCGACCGGCTCCAGTACGAAGACGGGGATCTCCCGGTCCGTCTTCTTCTGGTAGTCGGCGTAGTCGGGGAACGCCTCGACCGCGCGCTCCCACCAGAGCGCCTTCTCCTCGCCGGTCACCTCACGGGCGGTCATGTCCCGGCGCACCGGCCCGTCCTGGAGCTCCGCGCGCGGGTCGGCGACGAGGTTGTGGTACCAGACCGGGTGCTTCGGGGCGCCGCCCTGGGAGGCGACCACCGCGTACCGGCCGTCGTGCTCGACGCGCATGAGGGGCGTCTTGCGGATCTTCCCGCTCTTGGCGCCGACGGTCGTCAGGACGATGACCGGCATGCCGCGCATCGTCGTCCCCTCCGTTCCCCCCGAGCTCTCGTACTGCTCGACCTGGTCACGGACCCACTGTGCGGGGCTCGGCTGGTACTCGCCCTGAAGAGGCATGCGTCTTTCCCATCGTCGACGTCCGGCCGGGTCATCTCATCGGCCGCGGCACCTCATCATGGCTTCAACGACTTCGGCCTCCGCGAAAGTCCGCCCGGTCGACGTGTCGCACGGATCGGCCGGGTTCACTCGGTGTCGACGAAACCCATGGTGCGGTTCATCCCGATCGCGCTCGCGTTCGCGGGGTGGTGGAACGTACGGATCCGGTGCAGACCGCACAGGCGCGCGAAGTCCATCCCGAACGTCTTCATGGCGATGGAGATGCCACGGCCCCGGTAAGGAGCCCTCACCCCGGTCATCTCGTTGAACACGAAGCCGGTGTGGCGGGACGTGGCCGCCAGTCCGATCCACTCCTCGCCGTCGAGGGCGATCACGACACCGCGCGGGTCGTACGACGGTACGTCGAAGCGGCGTGCGCAGAATTCCTCGTACGTGAAGAACTCGCCCCGCTCCGGAATGTCGGCGGAGCACTCCTTGTTGAGCTCGTACAGCGCGCGGCGGTGCTCCGGGGTGTCGCCCAGCTCCGCGAGCGTGGTCAGCCGGATGCCCTGGTCCCGGCACCGGGTGACGTAGGCGCCGAACCGTTCGGCGTCGAAGGTCGTGGTGTCGAGTTCGAGCCGCACCCAGTGGTCAGTCATGTTCCGCCCTCCGCCCGTGCCGCGTCCCGCGCGACCACCGAAGCCCCCACCCTACGCAGGGCGGGGGCTCCTGTTCCCGGTGGGTTCCGGTGACGGGTGTCGTCAGCTGACGTTGACGTCGATGCACGCGTAGAAGGCGTTGGCGGTGTCGGCGATGTTCCAGACCGCGAGGACCTTCTGCTTGCCCGAGAGGTTGCCGAAGTCCACCTGGTGGGTGACGGTCGCGCCGGGCTGGGCGCCGTTGTCGTTGAACTCCGCGATCTTCTGGCCGGACGCGAAGTACTGCCAGGTACTGGTGGCGTGACGGGCGGTCAGTACCCACTGGAACGAGGTGCTCCGGCTCACCGGGGTGACCTGCCAGCCCTTGGAGTCGTCGTCCAGCTCGGCGAAGCCGCTGTTGCCGCCGCTGCAGCTGGTCAGCCCCTTGGGGCCCTCCACGCTCTGCGGTTCGTACGTGATGGAGCCGCAGCTGACGGTCCCGGCGGCGCACTGGGCCTGCCGGCTGGGCGGTGACGAGATGTAGCCGTGGGCGCTGGCGGAGCCGGTCGGCAGGGTGAGCGCGAGTACGGGGGCGAGTACGGCCCCGACGGCCGCGGCGGTCTTCCTTTTCGCGTGCATGCTTCTCCTTCACATGAGGCGTCGCTGCGCGCGGACTGTGGGGAGTCCGAAAGCGGCAGACCGGCCTCTCAGGTGTGGGGCCAAGAGGTGCGAAGGGCACGGCAGAACCATGACCGGACACCCCTGCGTAGGGGGTGGCCGGGGCCGGGCCCTGCACTTGGACTAGACCATACCCAGGGAGCAGTGGGCGTCAAGGGTCCCGCTGGAGAAGCGAGTTGGGGTGGCGGGTGAGGGGCGGGCGGTGCCGGCCGGATTCACACCGGAGGCCGCGGCACCTGCGCCGGTCGCTGTACGAGGGAGCGGACGGTCCGGTCGCCGCACGCCGTCACCCGCCTCCCTCACGCCCCGGTGACGCCGTCCAGCCGCTCCCGTACCAGGTCGGCGTGGCCGATGTGGCGCGCGTACTCGCTGATCATGTGGACGTGGATCAAGCGCAGGGAGTAGACCTCGCCGTTGTGGGTGAAGGTGTCGTCCAGTGAGGCGCCCGCCACGATCTCGTCGGCGAGCCGGCACTCCTCGACCAGCCGGGCGTAGTCCTCGGCGGCTCGGGCCGGGTCGAGGTCCTCGAAGTCCGCGTCCTTGCCCTTCGCGGGGTCGTACATCGGCTCCAGCTCCTGGCCGGCGAACCGCTGCCGGAACCAGGTGCGTTCGACCTTGGCCATGTGGCGTACGAGCCCCAGGAGCGCGAGGTTCGACGGCGGGACGGTCCGCTCGGCGAGCTGCTCACCGGTCAGGCCGGCGCACTTCTGGAGCAGGGTGGAGCGGAACCAGTTCAGGAATCCGGTGAGCGTCTCCCGCTCTCCGGCGACGAGCGAGCCGGGCGTACGTGTGGCCTCAGGGGCTGTCCATGTCATCCGGCGATCATGCCCGGGGAGCGGGCGTGCGCACGAACCCTTTACGGCCGCATGCTGTAGCCGCTGTCGTCCGGGGAGGAGCGGGTCACGGACGTCGTGACGCCGCTGATGACCCCGATGACGAGGAAGAGGACCAGCAGCGCCTTTCCTGCGGTGCTCATGACCAGCGGCCTGGTGGCGGAGCGCGGTTCCTCCTGCGGTACCAGGGCGGCGTCCTCGCCGAACAGGCCCTTGGGGTAGGCGGGGCTGAGCATCGACAGATAGGCGGACACCCGCATCTCGTAGCGCAGGGTGGCCGCCGTGGCCTCGAACAGGGGCCGGGGCATGCGCCCGAGGATCAGCGTGATCAGCCACCACAGGATCGCCAGGGCGGACCAGCCGGATGTGGCGAGCCCCTGCACGATCGCCGCGGGGATCACCAGGATCAGGCGGAACAGGACGGCGAGCCGGTTGAGCCGGGTCGGCCGGACATCGATGCGTACCGGGTAGTGCGGCGGCTGGGTCAGGGTGAAGGGCGGGTAGCTGTCGATGAGCAGCATGCCGCTCGCGCCCACCCGTGTCCGGTAGGCCAGGACCCCGGCGAGGAAGCGGTAGACGGGTGCGGGCAGCCGGCCGAGCGCCAGGGCGGCGAACCAGCCGAACACGACGGTGAAGAAGGCCGCGATCTCCAGGAAGAACAGCACGACGGCGTGCGGGATCAGCAGGAGCAGCCGGAACAGGATGGTGAGCCTGCGCCGGCGCGCGGGTTCGGTCACGTCCAGCACGGGCAGGAACTCGGCGGCGTCTCCGGCTCGTCGCCCCGGGCTCCACTGGGCGTCCGTCATGTCGCTCCCCTTCGGCGGTGACCGGCGCGGCCCCTGTTCATGTCACGCCCGGTGTCCTGT comes from Streptomyces sp. Mut1 and encodes:
- a CDS encoding DUF6381 family protein → MSVADETGGRAERIRAKAREMQEAADRASDPQERRRLQDKARRLRERSDQVTTKGDHGTNPL
- a CDS encoding DUF6221 family protein, with protein sequence MTDNSGLVAFVRARLDEEEQAARAAGGEGWRCPAEVPGEIHDRGGAIAFTLRNHGYDRHIARQDPARTLQRIETNRVLLDEYTEVAALDIDRPQRDFASGRAFGLGFAVRQMAAEHAGHPDYQVKWLPRFTQ
- a CDS encoding GlxA family transcriptional regulator → MPTPHRVVIAVFPGVDLLDVAGPAEVFALANRAGGGRADYEVRLAAPEAGAVRTSAGVRLVPDLTFAEVGGQVDTLLVPGAVDMTDDGPVARIDQDIVAWVKETARHARRVASVCVGAHLLAAAGLLDGRTATTHWSTAAQLAAAHPEVTVDADPIFVRADRGRVWTGAGISACLDLALALVAEDRGEDVALAVARQLVMYLKRQGGQSQFSVPLSRPASSRRDIDDLRLWIADHLDADLRAEVLAGRMCLSERHFARVFTQETGVSAAAYVEAARVEAARRLLETTDDPLDRVAATAGLGSAETLHRVFRRQLATTPAAYRRRFRTGPA
- a CDS encoding DinB family protein, coding for MTWTAPEATRTPGSLVAGERETLTGFLNWFRSTLLQKCAGLTGEQLAERTVPPSNLALLGLVRHMAKVERTWFRQRFAGQELEPMYDPAKGKDADFEDLDPARAAEDYARLVEECRLADEIVAGASLDDTFTHNGEVYSLRLIHVHMISEYARHIGHADLVRERLDGVTGA
- a CDS encoding nitroreductase family deazaflavin-dependent oxidoreductase, translated to MPLQGEYQPSPAQWVRDQVEQYESSGGTEGTTMRGMPVIVLTTVGAKSGKIRKTPLMRVEHDGRYAVVASQGGAPKHPVWYHNLVADPRAELQDGPVRRDMTAREVTGEEKALWWERAVEAFPDYADYQKKTDREIPVFVLEPVDGGH
- a CDS encoding GNAT family N-acetyltransferase codes for the protein MTDHWVRLELDTTTFDAERFGAYVTRCRDQGIRLTTLAELGDTPEHRRALYELNKECSADIPERGEFFTYEEFCARRFDVPSYDPRGVVIALDGEEWIGLAATSRHTGFVFNEMTGVRAPYRGRGISIAMKTFGMDFARLCGLHRIRTFHHPANASAIGMNRTMGFVDTE
- a CDS encoding lytic polysaccharide monooxygenase auxiliary activity family 9 protein, with product MHAKRKTAAAVGAVLAPVLALTLPTGSASAHGYISSPPSRQAQCAAGTVSCGSITYEPQSVEGPKGLTSCSGGNSGFAELDDDSKGWQVTPVSRSTSFQWVLTARHATSTWQYFASGQKIAEFNDNGAQPGATVTHQVDFGNLSGKQKVLAVWNIADTANAFYACIDVNVS
- a CDS encoding DUF4389 domain-containing protein; translated protein: MTDAQWSPGRRAGDAAEFLPVLDVTEPARRRRLTILFRLLLLIPHAVVLFFLEIAAFFTVVFGWFAALALGRLPAPVYRFLAGVLAYRTRVGASGMLLIDSYPPFTLTQPPHYPVRIDVRPTRLNRLAVLFRLILVIPAAIVQGLATSGWSALAILWWLITLILGRMPRPLFEATAATLRYEMRVSAYLSMLSPAYPKGLFGEDAALVPQEEPRSATRPLVMSTAGKALLVLFLVIGVISGVTTSVTRSSPDDSGYSMRP
- a CDS encoding cysteine hydrolase family protein produces the protein MNTATHRPSPTLREVTGAETRLPRLSDSVLILIDVQNTYRTGVMALEGAEEAVAACARLLERARAAGTPVIHVVHDGGEGSAYDIRARIGAISDEVAPREGETVVVKHFPDSFHRTELEKTLTALGAAPGSGKELVLAGFMTHMCVNYTAQGAFNLGYRPAVVAEATATRSLTAPDGTVLPAAALKTAALTAIGDLFAPVARTVDALPG